From the genome of Nicotiana sylvestris chromosome 2, ASM39365v2, whole genome shotgun sequence, one region includes:
- the LOC104247825 gene encoding serine/threonine receptor-like kinase NFP has product MGVPLVSLFYNLFLFLILSSSNITAQTSSTDTDFSCSINSSLSCDTYVTYRARPPNYFDVGSISDLLEVSRLSIAKATGLVPEDTELFPDQLLLVPVKCYCNGSHYFSNVTYQIKKGDSFYSASVGAFENLTNYHVVQDMNPTLDPTNLTVGVEAVFPLRCKCPAHSDLEKGLQYLVTYVWQPWDDLLPVSNMFGASAADILAANNYRNFTAAICLPVLIPVKFPIILQSYPSPTSSRKSKRGWILIAVLSSMGFLVVFSLCLMVYMRLLHEKRRTLARNTSTLESSDLIQTKKASKNEILEHKTIQDKLLPGVSGYIGKPIMYDLKIIMEATRNFNERYSIGGSVYKATINDQVVAVKKTNRASEELMILQKLNHANLVKVMGVSSDNHGNFFLVYEYAENGSLDKWLFPGSSASGSVVSLGWSQRLHIALDVANALQYLHEHSQPSIVHMDIRTNNILLDSRFKAKIASFSTATHAINSMMLKVDVFAFGLVLLELLSGTTAMESKENDEILMLKEIKGILDVEDNREEQFRRWMDPKLSFYPIDDALSLAALAKACISEKPTERPKMTDIVFNLSFLTQSSFEMYGRYSTSGEAEAAFQIVSPVIAR; this is encoded by the coding sequence ATGGGAGTTCCTCTTGTCTCCTTGTTTTACAACCTTTTCCTCTTTCTCATACTTTCATCCTCTAACATAACTGCTCAAACATCTAGTACAGACACAGACTTTTCGTGCTCGATAAACTCTTCATTGTCTTGTGATACTTATGTCACATATCGTGCCCGTCCACCAAATTATTTTGATGTGGGAAGTATCTCCGATCTTCTTGAAGTCAGTCGTTTAAGTATAGCTAAGGCCACAGGTCTAGTCCCAGAGGATACCGAGCTATTCCCTGACCAGCTTTTACTTGTACCCGTTAAGTGCTACTGCAATGGTTCTCATTATTTCTCCAATGTCACCTATCAGATCAAGAAAGGTGACAGCTTTTATTCAGCTTCAGTAGGAGCTTTTGAGAACCTTACTAACTATCATGTGGTGCAAGATATGAATCCAACACTAGATCCAACCAACTTGACAGTTGGGGTGGAAGCTGTTTTTCCTTTGCGTTGCAAATGCCCTGCCCATTCTGATCTCGAAAAGGGACTTCAGTACCTTGTTACTTATGTGTGGCAGCCTTGGGATGATTTATTGCCTGTAAGCAATATGTTCGGAGCATCTGCAGCTGACATTCTGGCTGCAAACAATTACAGAAATTTCACTGCTGCAATATGTCTTCCTGTCTTGATACCGGTAAAATTTCCTATTATTCTGCAATCTTATCCCTCTCCTACGAGCAGTAGAAAATCCAAACGTGGATGGATCCTCATTGCTGTTTTAAGTAGTATGGGGTTTCTTGTAGTTTTCTCATTGTGCTTGATGGTATACATGCGTCTTTTACACGAGAAGAGGAGAACATTAGCCCGTAATACTTCTACTCTGGAATCTTCTGATCTTATTCAGACCAAGAAAGCCTCCAAAAATGAAATTTTAGAGCATAAGACCATTCAAGATAAGCTTCTTCCTGGAGTTTCTGGCTATATTGGAAAGCCAATAATGTATGACCTGAAGATCATCATGGAGGCGACGAGGAACTTCAATGAAAGATACAGTATAGGAGGATCAGTCTACAAGGCCACGATCAACGACCAGGTTGTAGCTGTCAAAAAAACTAACCGAGCCTCAGAGGAATTGATGATACTTCAGAAACTGAATCATGCAAATCTGGTGAAAGTAATGGGCGTTTCATCAGACAATCACGGGAATTTCTTTTTGGTATATGAATATGCTGAAAATGGTTCACTGGATAAGTGGTTGTTTCCCGGATCATCTGCTTCTGGCTCAGTGGTATCGCTCGGTTGGAGCCAAAGGTTACATATAGCCTTGGATGTTGCAAATGCTCTGCAATACTTGCATGAACATAGTCAACCTAGTATTGTCCACATGGATATCCGAACGAATAACATACTTCTTGATTCAAGGTTTAAAGCCAAAATTGCAAGTTTCTCTACAGCCACACATGCTATCAACTCAATGATGCTGAAAGTCGACGTGTTTGCTTTTGGGCTTGTGCTCTTGGAGTTGCTTTCAGGGACGACAGCAATGGAGtcaaaagaaaatgatgagatACTGATGCTGAAAGAAATTAAGGGAATCTTGGATGTTGAAGATAACAGAGAGGAGCAGTTTAGAAGGTGGATGGATCCCAAGTTGAGCTTTTACCCTATTGATGATGCTCTAAGCTTGGCTGCCTTGGCAAAGGCGTGCATATCCGAGAAACCAACAGAAAGGCCTAAAATGACAGATATTGTCTTCAACCTCAGTTTTCTTACTCAGTCATCTTTTGAAATGTATGGAAGGTATTCAACTTCAGGTGAAGCTGAGGCGGCTTTTCAGATCGTCAGTCCAGTAATAGCTCGTTGA
- the LOC104247826 gene encoding pentatricopeptide repeat-containing protein At5g66631, with product MYFNRLYKINSTFNNLSLQFRRFLRTQNVNKVDLYFQRARLIDSIRLALRSNSSDNLIPHLENPTLDSFVVTNALQSVPSPDSALSLIENLKTIPHFAHTHNTLYALAKVLAKARETAKLQALINAINMGKFINVARVSYMDQMRWYAISKEFNEVVRVWDEWRTTLQKHPCTESYNIVMGLCVQLGKDSDAVRVFHRMIEEGALPNCRTYTILIEHLVRSRKLDSAIELFHMLPHVRMKRTLKQYSVLVEAFSIANQLDVVKILLDQMKSDGILPGQAMLWSLQQMLDAGYDAETNELLRDMLPDRRIKKIGYSMDSSEDDNDDEDEDKESDCNHTNAVDQPHLKPWLDPASLANALRNWGAEEVSALEEAKLVWTTRLVCKMIRSFKSAETAWQFFCWVACQPGFIHDIYTISRMITRLARQGCVDLVDQLLSKVEREGIQLSFSTIRLIIDFYGISGNGDPALRVFKSIKTICGPISKSSQLLLYSSLLRTLVKCNMNPDALNILEEMSLLGIVPDLQTYSGLMNHFALHGDIKTVQRLFGMVRQSGIEPDAYMYKVLIHAYCKCERAALALRVFEDMRNSGLLPDANTKQLLVKSLWKEGKLREAASVEERTEEISDALPVSLVGHMFTVSSADLSRVYNIYSNSFQSTCS from the coding sequence ATGTACTTCAACCGATTGTACAAAATAAAcagcacctttaataatttatctttgCAGTTTCGCCGTTTCTTGAGAACccaaaatgtaaataaagtagaTTTGTATTTCCAGAGAGCGAGACTTATTGATTCAATCAGACTCGCTCTTCGGTCTAATTCTTCAGATAATCTTATTCCCCATCTCGAGAATCCTACTTTGGACTCTTTTGTAGTCACTAATGCACTTCAATCAGTTCCCTCTCCTGATTCAGCTCTCAGTTTGATTGAGAATCTCAAAACAATTCCCCATTTCGCGCATACCCACAATACACTTTATGCATTGGCCAAGGTTCTTGCTAAGGCGCGAGAAACTGCTAAACTCCAAGCCCTTATCAATGCCATTAATATGGGCAAGTTTATTAATGTTGCGCGTGTTAGTTATATGGATCAGATGCGATGGTATGCTATTAGTAAAGAGTTTAATGAGGTTGTTCGTGTGTGGGACGAGTGGAGGACAACCCTTCAAAAGCATCCGTGTACTGAGTCTTATAACATTGTAATGGGATTATGTGTTCAGTTGGGTAAGGACAGTGATGCCGTGAGGGTATTCCATAGGATGATCGAAGAAGGGGCACTTCCTAATTGCAGGACGTACACTATTCTAATTGAGCATCTTGTTAGATCGAGAAAGTTGGATTCAGCCATTGAGCTTTTCCATATGTTGCCTCATGTTAGGATGAAACGGACATTAAAGCAGTATTCTGTTCTAGTGGAAGCATTTAGTATTGCCAATCAATTAGATGTTGTCAAAATTTTGCTTGATCAGATGAAGAGTGATGGAATATTGCCTGGTCAAGCTATGCTTTGGTCATTGCAGCAGATGCTGGATGCCGGTTATGATGCTGAGACAAATGAATTGCTAAGGGACATGTTACCGGATAGGAGGATTAAGAAGATAGGTTACTCTATGGACAGTAGTGAAgatgataatgatgatgaagatgaagataaAGAGAGTGACTGTAACCATACTAATGCTGTGGATCAACCTCACCTGAAGCCATGGTTGGATCCAGCTTCGTTAGCTAATGCTTTGCGGAACTGGGGAGCTGAGGAAGTGTCAGCACTGGAGGAGGCAAAATTAGTTTGGACGACTAGGTTAGTTTGCAAGATGATCAGGAGCTTCAAGTCAGCAGAAACAGCTTGGCAATTCTTCTGCTGGGTTGCTTGTCAGCCAGGATTCATTCATGATATATACACAATTTCAAGAATGATCACAAGATTAGCTCGCCAAGGATGTGTCGATTTGGTTGATCAACTTTTGTCCAAGGTTGAAAGAGAGGGCATTCAATTGTCATTCAGCACGATTCGGTTAATTATAGATTTTTATGGGATTTCTGGTAATGGTGATCCCGCCCTCAGGGTTTTCAAAAGCATTAAAACAATCTGTGGTCCGATATCTAAAAGCAGCCAGTTGCTTCTGTACTCATCTCTTCTAAGGACTTTGGTAAAATGTAATATGAACCCGGACGCCTTAAATATTCTCGAAGAAATGAGTTTACTCGGAATTGTTCCAGATTTGCAAACATATTCTGGACTAATGAACCATTTTGCGCTTCATGGAGATATAAAAACTGTGCAGAGGCTTTTCGGGATGGTTAGGCAGAGCGGTATAGAGCCTGATGCTTATATGTATAAAGTTCTCATCCATGCTTATTGCAAATGTGAAAGAGCTGCTCTTGCGCTCAGGGTTTTTGAGGACATGAGGAACTCGGGGTTGTTGCCTGATGCTAACACCAAACAGTTGCTTGTCAAGAGTCTCTGGAAGGAAGGCAAGCTCCGAGAAGCTGCTTCTGTAGAAGAGAGAACTGAGGAAATAAGTGATGCTCTTCCCGTTTCTTTGGTTGGACATATGTTTACAGTGAGCTCTGCAGATCTTTCAAGAGTGTATAACATTTATTCCAATAGTTTCCAGTCGACATGCAGTTGA